From a single Nakaseomyces glabratus chromosome F, complete sequence genomic region:
- a CDS encoding uncharacterized protein (CAGL0F06985g~Ortholog(s) have role in mitotic spindle organization and CENP-A containing nucleosome, condensed nuclear chromosome kinetochore, cytoplasm localization): MSTEAIRKLRQYAEENEKEEFDGITYLVLLEECINGLSGSEDQALFFDELYGLLDQFGTPLNDELLWGLPKALIKNISSKNVEDKALVKAICNCMKLVARVGTDDYNFLFGTELLRECRAEDTNIYDDSNDTYILEAFKVRVELLLEEFILPALKTLGQTNPSKFLSVIVSALVELISNNMQCGEEIEMSNILLDVIIRFYDSYELPSAKVTTPDGAMANKDEEDIVQKILESFWSFSIGRCIKNQSCFPEYILLSQIPRMDFVKQEIDVPDDFIIKSRNIIRITNEKLQLDLQKMMEACFEETRKIYELLPPNPTVQDGNDLTEEIYQMSYVNGVTTLEEQKGKLSLDTAGVLTLSGLYYIANDNKLNVKINLYDAVLLYLRFSSASLYSPIFDNTFVEGICRFWLWSYTLGENRDKNTLQSELMSVPDYVLKVFFQLLLLKTCNEASTLQKRINFNLLTQLLAFSNAEVAFDFIVDTILSCPYLDAKIAIAGILKDLMAKKSDDIHLKEARQVKNEPNNHNCPPKLPDRPPITVDEHRIASIHSLVKLCIEDCLKPLNNKTQGNLILLQYYINILITLYKQWDGFLLKEINDEIKKLFSQRQEQEFPELEFIRLANDTLSTQLERLNL, encoded by the coding sequence ATGAGCACTGAAGCTATTAGGAAGCTGAGGCAATATGCCGAAGAGAATGAGAAGGAGGAGTTTGATGGGATCACCTACTTGGTGCTATTAGAAGAGTGCATTAACGGGCTGAGCGGCTCAGAAGATCAGGCCTTGTTTTTCGATGAACTTTATGGCTTGCTGGATCAATTTGGAACTCCCTTAAATGATGAGCTGCTGTGGGGCCTGCCAAAAGCACTAATAAAGAATATAAGTTCTAAGAATGTGGAGGATAAAGCTCTCGTGAAAGCAATATGTAACTGCATGAAGTTGGTTGCAAGAGTTGGAACAGATGATTATAACTTCCTTTTCGGCACAGAGTTGTTGAGAGAGTGCAGAGCGGAAGATACTAATATATACGATGATTCCAATGACACATATATTTTGGAAGCATTTAAAGTTAGAGTTGAACTTTTACTTGAGGAATTTATACTACCAGCTTTGAAAACACTAGGCCAGACAAACCCATCTAAATTTCTATCCGTCATAGTTTCCGCCTTGGTCGAGTTAATCTCGAACAACATGCAATGTGGGGAGGAAATAGAAATGTCTAACATTTTATTAGATGTAATAATACGGTTTTATGATAGCTATGAGCTTCCTAGCGCTAAAGTTACCACACCTGATGGCGCGATGGCCaataaagatgaagaagatatagTTCAAAAAATACTAGAAAGTTTTTGGTCATTTTCCATAGGTAGATGTATCAAAAATCAAAGCTGCTTTCCTGAATATATACTATTATCGCAAATTCCAAGAATGGATTTCGTGAAGCAAGAAATCGATGTTCCTGACgatttcatcatcaaaagTAGGAATATTATCAGGATAACGAACGAGAAGTTACAACTTGATCTTCAAAAGATGATGGAAGCCTGCTTTGAAGAAACACGAAAAATATACGAACTGTTGCCCCCAAACCCGACGGTGCAGGATGGTAATGATTTAACTGaagaaatatatcaaatgtCCTATGTAAATGGTGTGACCACGTTAGAGGAACAAAAAGGTAAACTGAGTTTGGATACCGCAGGTGTATTAACGCTATCGGGACTGTATTATATTGCGaatgataataaattaaatgtaaaaataaatctttATGATGCCGTTCTCCTATATCTCAGATTTTCCAGTGCATCATTATATTCTCCCATATTTGATAACACATTTGTGGAAGGTATATGCCGGTTTTGGCTTTGGAGTTACACATTAGGTGAAAATAGAGATAAAAATACTTTACAATCAGAGTTAATGAGTGTACCTGACTATGTTCTCAAGGTGTTTTTCCAGTTGCTGCTACTGAAGACATGCAATGAGGCTTCAACGTTACAAAAGAGGATAAATTTCAATCTGTTGACACAATTACTGGCATTTAGCAACGCTGAAGTGGCGTTTGATTTCATAGTTGATACGATACTATCTTGCCCCTATCTTGATGCCAAGATTGCTATCGCTGGGATCTTAAAGGACTTGATGGCCAAGAAAAGTGATGATATACACCTTAAGGAAGCCAGACAAGTTAAAAATGAACCGAATAACCATAATTGCCCTCCAAAATTACCAGACAGACCTCCTATTACTGTAGATGAGCACAGAATAGCGAGCATACATAGCCTAGTAAAGCTCTGCATCGAGGATTGCTTAAAGCCCTTGAACAACAAGACACAAGGGAACCTAATACTACTGCAATACTATATCAATATTCTAATCACACTTTATAAACAATGGGACGGGTTTCTCCTCAAAGAGATTAAcgatgaaataaaaaaactgtTCAGCCAAAGACAAGAGCAAGAGTTCCCCGAACTAGAGTTCATACGTCTGGCAAATGATACACTATCCACGCAGCTAGAGAGACTTAACTTGTAA
- the PKP2 gene encoding protein kinase PKP2 (CAGL0F07007g~Ortholog(s) have pyruvate dehydrogenase (acetyl-transferring) kinase activity, role in carbon utilization, negative regulation of pyruvate dehydrogenase activity, peptidyl-serine phosphorylation and mitochondrion localization) — MSRLSNMRHLHSVKTPNITQIPDFTKYSPVRPINEELAPYIYETMKAFPSRSHYINQQHYYHNKNVLINDYLKKNPTPVSLTQLAQYYDDSTTLTKQKVISSAKFVKEEISIRMAHKIHSLQLLPFNVINNFHFVQVYESYYNIFERFRKFPAVRTLDDSIRFTKFARDILKDFNTLNLPHLIMGALECTTLDLYPTDKMDKLLSDLLRARISRRLIVEEHISIADNYFSGKKKNTLVLGDIFQECSAKEHILGASKICEKFIQDMYFESIPMPELKINGETDLKFYFLPSHLKYLLGEILRNTYEATIKDYIRKGLPKPEPIVITIIKNEESYLFRICDRAGGLAHHHDDNNIWSFGKTKEQAAQSISNFHKLPGLQTVSLYDHLYNNTEDRQVNRAYINTSLEPMAHSNIASAVATGYEVPLLKLLKRSFRYKLGIGLAMCKVYAEYWNGDLTLHSIHGFGTDTVLKLGNLMIHTKDKQLDRV; from the coding sequence ATGTCGAGACTAAGCAATATGAGGCACTTGCACTCGGTGAAAACACCGAATATCACACAGATACCGGACTTCACGAAGTACTCTCCCGTGAGGCCGATCAATGAGGAGTTGGCGCCGTACATATACGAGACGATGAAGGCGTTTCCTTCGCGGTCGCACTATATCAACCAGCAGCATTACTACCACAACAAGAACGTTCTCATAAATGACTACCTCAAGAAGAATCCCACGCCTGTGTCGTTGACGCAATTGGCGCAGTACTATGACGATTCCACGACGCTTACTAAACAGAAGGTGATAAGTTCCGCTAAGTTTGTGAAGGAGGAGATCAGCATACGTATGGCGCACAAGATCCACTCATTGCAGCTGCTGCCATTCAATGTGATCAACAACTTCCATTTTGTGCAAGTGTATGAGTCCTACTACAACATATTTGAGCGGTTTCGGAAGTTCCCAGCGGTGCGGACGCTGGACGATAGCATACGGTTCACGAAGTTCGCGCGGGATATACTGAAGGACTTCAACACGCTGAACCTCCCGCACCTGATCATGGGCGCGCTGGAGTGCACGACGCTGGACCTGTACCCTACGGACAAGATGGACAAGCTGCTGTCGGACCTGCTTCGTGCGCGGATCTCGAGGCGGTTGATAGTGGAGGAGCACATAAGTATCGCGGACAACTACTTCAgtggtaagaagaagaacacgCTTGTGCTTGGGGACATATTCCAGGAATGCAGTGCGAAGGAGCACATTCTCGGTGCCAGCAAGATATGCGAGAAGTTCATCCAGGACATGTATTTCGAGAGCATCCCGATGCCTGAGCTGAAGATCAACGGCGAGACGGACCTGAAGTTCTACTTCCTGCCCTCGCACCTCAAGTACCTGCTGGGCGAGATACTGCGGAACACGTACGAGGCCACCATCAAGGACTACATACGGAAGGGTTTACCGAAGCCCGAGCCGATAGTGATCACCATTATAAAGAATGAGGAGTCGTACCTGTTCCGGATATGTGATAGAGCTGGCGGGCTGGCGCACCATCACGACGACAACAACATCTGGTCGTTCGGCAAGACTAAAGAGCAAGCGGCACAGTCCATTTCGAACTTCCACAAGCTGCCGGGCCTGCAGACCGTGTCGCTGTACGACCACCTGTACAACAACACCGAGGACAGGCAGGTGAACAGGGCGTACATCAACACCTCGCTGGAGCCGATGGCACACAGCAACATCGCCTCCGCGGTGGCAACGGGCTACGAAGTCCCGCTGCTCAAGCTCCTCAAGAGATCGTTCAGGTACAAGCTGGGCATCGGCCTGGCGATGTGCAAAGTGTACGCGGAGTACTGGAACGGAGACCTCACCCTGCACTCCATCCACGGGTTCGGCACAGACACAGTGCTGAAGCTGGGCAACCTGATGATCCACACCAAGGACAAACAGCTAGACCGAGTGTAG
- the MET13 gene encoding methylenetetrahydrofolate reductase (NAD(P)H) MET13 (CAGL0F07029g~Ortholog(s) have methylenetetrahydrofolate reductase (NAD(P)H) activity, role in methionine biosynthetic process, one-carbon metabolic process and mitochondrion localization): protein MKITQKLADRHKEKPDKATFSFEYFVPKTTQGVQNLYDRMDRMYEASLPEFIDITWNAGGGRLSQLSTELVATAQSVLGLETCMHLTCTNMPISQIDEALEDAYNSGCQNILALRGDPPLNAPNGWQPIEGGFNYAKDLVKYIRAKYGDHFDIGVAGYPEGHPEEKERHKDLVYLKEKIDAGGSFIITQMFYDVDNFIQWCHEVREMGIDVPIIPGIMPITTYAAFLRRAQWGQIKIPQAFLDVLEPVKDDDQLVRDKGSELIVDMCQKILNSGYVKHLHIYTMNLEKAPLIILEKLGLLPSESEVNANPLASLPWRKSLNPKRKNEEVRPIFWKRRPYSYVARTSQWAMDEFPNGRFGDSSSPAFGDLDLCGSTLIRQSGKKSLELWSTPKTIEDVSQLVISYLTGQIKCLPWSDTSLDEEIDPILDHLLDLNRKMIITINSQPQINGIRSNHKVHGWGPKDGYVYQKQYLEFLLPNEKVEKLEKQLAGNEMLTYFAVDNKDNLKSNHPDGSKANAVTWGIFPGREVLQPTIVEKVSFLAWKEEFYRILEEWKWNFQENNELKSAEFIQHIIDNYMLVNIVDNDYISSTDEIYNVLINL from the coding sequence ATGAAGATTACACAGAAGCTTGCCGACAGGCACAAGGAGAAGCCCGACAAGGCTACTTTTTCCTTTGAGTATTTTGTGCCAAAGACCACGCAAGGTGTGCAGAACCTGTATGACCGTATGGACCGTATGTACGAGGCGTCCTTGCCCGAGTTCATAGACATTACCTGGAACGCGGGCGGTGGCCGTCTGTCGCAGCTGTCGACGGAGCTGGTCGCGACCGCGCAGTCCGTGCTGGGTCTCGAGACGTGCATGCACTTGACCTGCACCAACATGCCCATCTCGCAGATCGACGAGGCGTTGGAGGATGCCTACAACTCCGGCTGCCAGAACATCCTGGCCTTGAGAGGTGACCCTCCTCTCAACGCACCAAACGGCTGGCAGCCCATCGAGGGCGGGTTCAACTACGCCAAGGACCTCGTGAAGTACATCAGGGCAAAGTACGGCGACCACTTCGATATCGGTGTGGCAGGCTACCCAGAGGGCCACCCAGAGGAGAAAGAGAGACACAAGGACCTCGTGTACTTGAAGGAGAAGATCGACGCCGGCGGAAGCTTCATCATCACCCAGATGTTCTACGACGTCGACAACTTCATCCAGTGGTGCCACGAGGTCAGAGAGATGGGCATAGACGTGCCCATCATCCCAGGTATCATGCCCATTACAACTTACGCGGCCTTCCTGAGAAGAGCACAGTGGGGCCAGATCAAAATCCCACAGGCATTCCTGGACGTCCTCGAGCCAGTGAAGGACGACGACCAGTTGGTCAGAGACAAGGGCTCCGAATTGATCGTAGACATGTGCCAGAAGATCCTGAACAGCGGCTACGTCAAACACTTACATATCTACACTATGAACTTGGAAAAGGCTCCGCTGATCATCCTTGAAAAACTAGGCCTCTTGCCATCCGAAAGCGAAGTTAACGCCAACCCATTGGCTTCATTGCCATGGAGAAAATCCTTGAACCCCAAGAGAAAGAACGAAGAAGTTAGACCCATTTTCTGGAAACGCAGACCTTACTCTTACGTCGCTAGAACCTCACAATGGGCTATGGACGAGTTCCCTAACGGTAGATTCGGTGACTCGTCCTCCCCTGCGTTCGGTGACTTAGATTTGTGTGGCTCTACTTTGATAAGGCAATCGGGTAAAAAGTCCTTGGAGCTATGGTCAACACCTAAAACTATCGAAGATGTCTCACAATTGGTTATTAGCTATCTGACAGGCCAAATTAAATGCTTGCCATGGAGTGACACATCGCTAGATGAGGAAATTGACCCTATCCTTGACCATCTACTTGATCTGAATAGAAAAATGATTATCACAATAAACTCTCAACCTCAGATTAATGGCATTAGATCAAACCATAAAGTACATGGCTGGGGTCCTAAGGATGGCTACGTATACCAAAAGCAATACTTGGAGTTCTTGCTGCCAAATGAGAAGGttgaaaaattggaaaagcAACTAGCAGGAAATGAGATGCTGACGTACTTTGCTGTTGACAATAAAGATAATTTGAAGAGTAACCATCCAGATGGCTCCAAAGCAAATGCTGTCACTTGGGGTATTTTCCCTGGTAGAGAAGTTTTGCAACCAACCATTGTCGAGAAGGTCTCTTTCTTAGCCTGGAAGGAAGAATTCTACAGAATCCTTGAAGAGTGGAAGTGGAACTtccaagaaaataatgagCTAAAGAGTGCAGAATTCATTCAACATATCATCGACAACTATATGCTTGTCAACATCGTTGATAACGACTATATCTCTTCAACCGACGAGATATACAATGTGTTAATAAACTTGTGA
- the MON1 gene encoding guanine nucleotide exchange factor MON1 (CAGL0F07051g~Ortholog(s) have Rab guanyl-nucleotide exchange factor activity, phosphatidylinositol-3-phosphate binding, phosphatidylinositol-5-phosphate binding, phosphatidylserine binding activity) encodes MLSRKSSNWLLNVPSQSEATTSVNLQSTEVGSITHTSSDDNIATPQDGIDHIDNDRSSSRAENIDMTASMVSHSRSLASLRPVMSSNFQNESDHIDDSLEFDLMRSLNESIYSTDGAISKPFMINEMPQIFDKNSNEDITKNFFIFTSAGKPVYSMYENDKFSASYIGLLTSIISFFQTSNEDNIKTFTSKESNITFVFCNKDPIFYVAMSRCRDESRDELEAQLHFLHSFVLSTLTSKQLTKLFQKRDNFDLRSHLESTDFETLSEICSNFTDKLYPEFSLNSLQCLKLKKPIRAKIHSIMSSQLNKMEDFPRGTLLYSFIIASNNRLCNVLRPKSHTLHPVDLQILFLVIATQFHNLESDKELWIPICFPKFNSNGYLYCYIRTIMNPGDKSSSKFLGHPPVLVAISGQKDAFFKMKSYCDELMVILTRNNEIIRELRTSILQPYSITDIPAPLVHHFIFKSSKHIQFTMPQLSTSASEPEQRALYERKLKFYYKSLQNSIAQEIASQSNKSLVNFVQWSEPAKSNSEETTDHDSFIEEPVNMLGMVWCSPRFELLLLFNNGIVTRKQALSSARRIVRWCVSNESSLFINEGATF; translated from the coding sequence ATGCTTAGTCGAAAGAGTTCTAACTGGCTGCTCAATGTCCCATCACAGTCCGAGGCTACCACTTCTGTGAATTTGCAGTCTACAGAAGTTGGGTCTATTACGCATACAAGCAGCGATGATAATATTGCTACCCCTCAAGATGGTATTGACCATATTGACAACGATCGATCGAGCTCCAGGGCTGAAAATATAGACATGACGGCCTCTATGGTCTCTCATTCTAGGTCTTTGGCTAGTTTGAGACCTGTTATGAGCTCCAATTTTCAGAATGAAAGCGATCACATCGATGATTCTTTGGAATTTGACCTGATGCGGTCTTTAAATGAGAGCATATATTCAACCGATGGAGCAATATCAAAACCATTTATGATAAATGAAATGCCTCAAATTTTTGACAAGAATTCTAACGAGGATATTACGAAGAactttttcatcttcacGTCCGCGGGAAAACCAGTATACTCCAtgtatgaaaatgataagtTCTCAGCATCCTATATTGGCTTGCTAACATCGATTATCTCATTTTTTCAAACTTCAAATGAGGACAATATCAAGACTTTCACATCGAAGGAGTCTAATATTACATTTGTGTTTTGCAATAAGGATCCCATTTTTTATGTAGCTATGTCGCGATGTAGGGATGAGAGTCGAGATGAATTGGAAGCtcaattgcattttttaCACTCTTTTGTTTTATCCACATTGACAAGTAAGCAATTGACGAAGCTATTTCAGAAAAGAgataattttgatttaaGAAGTCATTTGGAGAGTACCGATTTCGAAACACTGTCAGAGATATGTTCAAATTTTACTGATAAATTATACCCAGAATTTTCTCTCAACTCACTCCAATGTTTGAAACTAAAGAAGCCCATAAGAGCAAAGATTCATTCCATCATGTCTAGCCAGTTGAATAAAATGGAAGACTTTCCTAGAGGAActttattatattcattcATCATTGCTTCTAATAACAGACTCTGTAATGTATTGCGGCCTAAGTCTCACACATTACATCCAGTTGACCTTCAAATATTGTTTTTGGTAATAGCAACCCAGTTTCATAACTTGGAATCAGATAAAGAACTCTGGATTCCAATATGTTTCCCCAAATTTAATTCCAACGGCTACCTATACTGCTACATCCGTACAATAATGAATCCTGGTGATAAAAGCAGTAGCAAATTTTTGGGTCATCCTCCAGTTTTAGTAGCAATAAGTGGTCAAAAGGATgcattcttcaaaatgaaatctTACTGTGATGAGTTGATGGTTATACTTACTCGTAACAATGAGATAATTAGGGAGTTGAGGACTTCCATATTGCAGCCATACTCAATTACAGATATTCCAGCACCATTGGTACATCATTTCATATTCAAATCTAGCAAGCACATACAATTTACTATGCCACAATTATCTACCAGCGCAAGTGAACCTGAGCAGAGGGCATTATATGAAAGAAAACTCAAGTTTTATTACAAATCTCTACAGAACTCGATAGCCCAGGAAATTGCATCACAATCTAATAAATCATTAGTTAATTTTGTACAATGGAGTGAACCTGCGAAATCTAACAGCGAGGAAACCACAGACCATGATTCCTTTATTGAAGAGCCAGTGAATATGTTAGGGATGGTGTGGTGTTCTCCTAGATTTGAGCTCTTGTTACTATTTAATAATGGTATAGTGACGAGGAAACAAGCATTAAGTAGTGCACGCAGGATCGTGCGCTGGTGTGTGTCCAATGAATCCTCGTTGTTTATAAATGAAGGAGCCACATTTTAA
- the RPS2 gene encoding 40S ribosomal protein uS5 (CAGL0F07073g~Ortholog(s) have small ribosomal subunit rRNA binding, structural constituent of ribosome activity and role in positive regulation of translational fidelity, rRNA export from nucleus), which translates to MSAPEGQQRRGGFGGRNRRGGNRRGGRNTEEKGWVPVTKLGRLVKAGKISSIEEIFLHSLPVKEFQIIDTLLPNLQDEVMNIKPVQKQTRAGQRTRFKAVVVVGDSNGHVGLGIKTAKEVAGAIRAGIIIAKLSVIPIRRGYWGTNLGQPHSLATKTTGKCGSVTVRLIPAPRGSGIVASPAVKKLMQLAGVEDVYTQSNGKTRTLENTLKAAFVAIGNTYAFLTPDLWTEHPLPLSPLDVYSDEASAQKKKY; encoded by the coding sequence ATGTCTGCTCCAGAAGGTCAACAAAGAAGAGGTGGTTTCGGTGGTAGAAACAGAAGAGGTGGTAACAGAAGAGGTGGTAGAAACACCGAAGAAAAGGGATGGGTTCCAGTTACCAAGCTAGGTAGACTAGTGAAGGCTGGTAAGATCTCTTCTATCGAAGAAATCTTCTTGCACTCTTTGCCAGTTAAGGAATTCCAAATCATCGACACCTTGTTGCCAAACTTGCAAGATGAAGTTATGAACATCAAGCCAGTTCAAAAGCAAACCCGTGCCGGTCAAAGAACCAGATTTAAGGCTGTCGTTGTTGTCGGTGACTCCAACGGTCACGTTGGTCTAGGTATTAAGACCGCTAAGGAAGTCGCTGGTGCCATCAGAGCTGGTATCATCATTGCTAAGTTGTCTGTTATCCCAATCAGAAGAGGTTACTGGGGTACCAACTTGGGTCAACCTCACTCTTTGGCTACCAAGACCACTGGTAAGTGTGGTTCCGTCACTGTTAGATTGATCCCAGCCCCAAGAGGTTCTGGTATCGTCGCTTCCCCAGCTGTCAAGAAGTTGATGCAATTGGCTGGTGTTGAAGATGTCTACACTCAATCCAACGGTAAGACCAGAACTTTGGAAAACACCTTGAAGGCCGCTTTCGTTGCCATTGGTAACACTTACGCTTTCTTGACCCCAGACTTGTGGACCGAACACCCATTGCCATTGTCCCCATTGGATGTCTACTCCGATGAGGCCTCTgctcaaaagaagaagtacTAA
- the NAB2 gene encoding mRNA-binding protein NAB2 (CAGL0F07095g~Ortholog(s) have 5S rRNA binding, 7S RNA binding, mRNA binding, poly(A) binding, ribonuclease P RNA binding, tRNA binding activity) produces MSQEQYTENLKVIVAERLKGVPNFNEDITYVAEYIVLLIVNGGTVESVVQELSSLFDSVSPEALQDVVQTTFFALEALQQGESLENIVDKIRMMNAQSAGGNIPDQQQQQQQQQQQQEQLMQQQQQQQQQQQQPSQGSMLVSQHATSQTEQSSQPVSAFQDVINASTQNGNGDVSQPQSAFQAVNTQPKFQSRGGGVGKSRRGARGASRGGLRNTYNSRENANTNNRFNPLARALGMVDGKDQNVNFVRTKKEGRCKVFPHCPLGRSCPHAHPTKVCSEYPNCPKAPGTCEFLHPNEDEELMKEIEKTREEFQQRKLALLAAKKKPVQTGIVLCKFGTLCSNPMCPFGHPTPANEDAKVIDLMWCPNNLTCEDPQCTKAHSSLSKIREAKPMTVKKVSAPPAMARPPVEKSLEQCKYGIHCTNKRCKFRHAKSHVMCRDGANCTRIDCFFGHPINEDCRFGVECKNAACLFRHPEGRVLPDKKQQPQGGDQQQNQAQFAFPAQGIQTTNRVFALPDSSNIEAAPQQDMDMN; encoded by the coding sequence ATGTCGCAAGAGCAGTACACTGAGAATCTGAAAGTTATAGTGGCTGAGAGACTTAAAGGAGTTCCCAACTTCAACGAGGACATAACGTATGTCGCCGAGTACATCGTTCTATTGATTGTTAACGGTGGTACTGTTGAATCAGTGGTGCAAGAGTTATCGTCCTTGTTTGATTCTGTTTCCCCTGAGGCTTTGCAGGATGTTGTCCAGACAACTTTCTTTGCATTGGAAGCATTGCAACAAGGTGAATCCTTAGAGAACATTGTCGATAAGATAAGGATGATGAATGCTCAGAGTGCTGGTGGCAATATACCCGatcaacaacagcagcagcaacagcagcagcagcaacaagaacaattaatgcaacaacagcagcagcagcagcaacaacaacaacaaccaaGCCAAGGATCTATGCTGGTTTCTCAACATGCGACCTCTCAAACCGAGCAATCTAGTCAACCCGTATCGGCATTTCAAGACGTTATTAATGCATCGACTCAGAATGGTAACGGAGACGTATCTCAACCACAATCTGCATTCCAAGCAGTTAACACCCAGCCCAAATTCCAATCCCGTGGCGGTGGTGTAGGTAAATCTCGTAGAGGTGCCCGTGGCGCTAGCAGGGGTGGTTTACGTAACACCTATAATAGTCGCGAGAATGCAAACACCAATAATAGATTTAATCCTTTAGCCCGTGCTCTTGGAATGGTCGATGGCAAGGATCAAAATGTAAACTTTGTGCGCACCAAGAAAGAAGGTCGTTGTAAAGTTTTCCCTCATTGTCCATTGGGTAGATCATGTCCTCATGCACATCCAACAAAGGTGTGTAGCGAGTATCCAAACTGTCCCAAGGCACCAGGCACTTGTGAATTCTTGCATccaaatgaagatgaagaactaATGAAAGAAATCGAGAAGACTCGTGAAGAGTTCCAGCAAAGAAAGCTAGCTTTATTAGCCGCTAAGAAGAAGCCAGTACAGACTGGTATTGTATTATGTAAATTTGGTACTTTATGTTCCAATCCAATGTGTCCATTTGGTCACCCAACACCTGCAAATGAAGACGCTAAGGTTATTGACTTAATGTGGTGTCCAAACAACTTAACCTGTGAAGATCCACAATGTACAAAGGCCCACTCCTCTTTGTCAAAGATTAGAGAAGCGAAGCCAATGACTGTTAAGAAGGTTTCTGCACCTCCAGCAATGGCACGTCCACCTGTTGAGAAATCTTTGGAGCAATGTAAATATGGTATCCATTGTACTAACAAGCGTTGTAAGTTCAGACATGCTAAATCCCACGTTATGTGTCGTGATGGTGCTAACTGTACTAGAATTGATTGTTTCTTTGGTCATCCAATCAACGAAGATTGTCGTTTTGGTGTTGAGTGTAAGAACGCAGCCTGCCTATTCAGACATCCAGAGGGACGTGTATTGCCAGACAAGAAGCAACAGCCTCAGGGTGGTGACCAACAACAGAACCAGGCACAGTTTGCCTTCCCAGCACAGGGTATTCAAACAACCAACCGAGTGTTTGCTTTGCCTGATAGTTCAAACATCGAAGCAGCTCCTCAACAAGACATGGATATGAACTGA
- the GPG1 gene encoding Gpg1p (CAGL0F07117g~Putative subunit of the heterotrimeric G protein; gene is upregulated in azole-resistant strain), with protein MDYKTTYIQYSETTRGNETRSEGLIYQDKGDGSGLAEIMLFTKVQQNLMDVTRELRDVTDQIYSYRESPGSVACTKDTLPTLMAMLMDHRERARRQYKDILATKYSEHHWDLENIVKELEAELSRTDELLSLYPHRGTLR; from the coding sequence ATGGACTACAAGACTACTTATATACAATATTCGGAGACCACTAGGGGAAATGAGACCCGTAGCGAAGGGTTGATATACCAGGATAAAGGTGATGGCTCGGGTCTTGCCGAGATTATGCTATTTACTAAGGTACAACAAAACCTTATGGATGTTACTAGGGAGCTACGCGATGTGACGGATCAGATATACAGTTACCGTGAATCTCCAGGCAGTGTGGCCTGCACAAAGGACACATTACCCACGTTGATGGCAATGCTGATGGATCACAGAGAAAGAGCAAGGAGACAGTACAAGGATATCTTGGCCACAAAATACTCAGAACATCACTGGGATTTGGAAAACATTGTTAAAGAGCTAGAGGCAGAACTGTCAAGAACCGACGAACTGCTATCTCTGTATCCACATCGTGGAACTTTACGCTAG